The region GCCCTTCTGTTCGGTCTGGGTGACGTATTCGATTCTCCGGCCACGGTACTCGGCGCCAAAGTAGTCCCGGATCATTTCCTCGCGGTAGCCGACGACCATGATCACCGTGTCCACGACGCCCGGCAGCGCCTCGATCTGGTGCGCGCCGATCGGCTTGTTCGCGATCGGCAGGAGCGGCTTCGGGCGCGTCAGGGTGAGGGGATAGGTTCGGGTTGACTTGCCGGCGGCGAATATAACGGCTTTCATGCAGGGCAGACTCCAATCACTGGGATTCAGGGGTTGAAAGGAGTATCATAGCGAATCGAATCGTTGTAAACGAGGTTTTCCGGTTCGCGGGCCTGTCGGAAGCCGGTTGCCATTTACCCCGGAAAGGTTTCGCGCCATGACACCTGTACTCTTGATCGCCCTGGCCCACGCGGCCCAGTTTGCCCAGCCCTACGAGCCCACGTGGGAATCGCTCGACCAGCGGCCCAACCCCGCGTGGTTCACCGACGCCAAGTTTGGCATCTTCATCCACTGGGGCGTCTATTCCGTGCCCGCCTGGGGCCCGAAGGAACGCTATTCCGAGTGGTACTGGCACGATCTGATCCAGGGCGACGGGCAGACGAAGGCCTTTCACGAGGCGACGTACGGGCCGAATTTCCGCTACCAGGACTTCGCGCCGCAGTTTAAGGCGGAGCTCTTCGAACCGGCGGACTGGGCGGATGTCTTCAACCGGTCCGGCGCGAAATACGTCGTGCTCACGTCGAAGCACCACGAAGGCTTCTCGCTCTGGCCCGACCCCACGAACTGGAACTGGAACAGCATGGATATCGGGCCGCACCGCGATCTGGCGGGCGACCTGACCGGGGCCGTGCGCGAGGCGGGGCTCAAGATGGGCTTCTATTACTCGCTCTACGAGTGGTTCAACCCGCTCTACCAGTCGGACGTCGACCGCTATGTGGACACGTACATGCTGCCGCAGATGAAGGACCTGGTGCAGCGGTACAAGCCCGATATCTTCTGGCCCGACGGCGAATGGAGCCACCCGAGCAGCACCTGGCGCAGCACGGAGTTCCTGGCGTGGCTCTTCAACGAGAGCGACGCGCCGGAGGACATCGCCATCAACGACCGCTGGGGCAAGGAGTGCCGCAACGTGCACGGCGGCTTCGCGACGCCGGAATACGGCCACCTGCCCGAGGGCAAGCTGATTCAGGAACAACGCTTCGAGGAATGCCAGGGCATGGGCCGTTCTTTCGGCTACAACCGCAACGAGCGCGCGGAGAACTACCGGAGCACGGCGGAACTGCTGCACCTGCTCATCGACAACGTAAGCCGCGGCGGGAACCTGCTGCTGGACATCGGCCCGACGGCGGACGGGCGGATCCCGGAGATCATGGAAGAGCGCCTGCTGGAGATGGGCGAATGGCTCGCGGTCAACGGCGAAGCCATCTACGGCACGCGCGCGCTGGCGAATGCGCCGACGGTGGAGGGGGTCCGGTTCACGGAAAAGGATGGCGCGGTCTACGCGATTTGCCTGCAATGGCCGGGCGAGGCGCTTTCCATCCCGCTGGAGCGGGCGGTCAGCCGGGTGTCGTTGCTGGGTTACGACAAGCCGGTCGCGTTTATGCAGAGCGGCCCGAGCATCACGATCCAGCCGCCCGCGCTGGGGGTGGACGAGGCCCCGTGCCGCCATGCGTATGTGTTCAAGATGGAATGACTATCTCCGTTGACAGTTCCTGACAACTGTGTCATCCTGTTGAAAAGGAGTCTCGCATTTTATGAGCCAGATTCAAATTGAAGTGACAACAGACCAACTCTCTACCCTTGAGGAACTT is a window of Candidatus Hydrogenedentota bacterium DNA encoding:
- a CDS encoding alpha-L-fucosidase, coding for MTPVLLIALAHAAQFAQPYEPTWESLDQRPNPAWFTDAKFGIFIHWGVYSVPAWGPKERYSEWYWHDLIQGDGQTKAFHEATYGPNFRYQDFAPQFKAELFEPADWADVFNRSGAKYVVLTSKHHEGFSLWPDPTNWNWNSMDIGPHRDLAGDLTGAVREAGLKMGFYYSLYEWFNPLYQSDVDRYVDTYMLPQMKDLVQRYKPDIFWPDGEWSHPSSTWRSTEFLAWLFNESDAPEDIAINDRWGKECRNVHGGFATPEYGHLPEGKLIQEQRFEECQGMGRSFGYNRNERAENYRSTAELLHLLIDNVSRGGNLLLDIGPTADGRIPEIMEERLLEMGEWLAVNGEAIYGTRALANAPTVEGVRFTEKDGAVYAICLQWPGEALSIPLERAVSRVSLLGYDKPVAFMQSGPSITIQPPALGVDEAPCRHAYVFKME